In bacterium, one genomic interval encodes:
- a CDS encoding BatA domain-containing protein encodes MFSFLNATALFAAAAALIPLIIHLFSRRRVKIVEFSSLKHLKAMQRRQVRRLKVRQILLLILRMLIILAIVIAFARPTSKTGMVGSHASVSAVLLFDNSASMNRYVANGNLFDLAKLRAEELLASFGQSDEVMLIPLSHGEAESIPPAFGSAASAKQRLAAIEPGSGQADIQSAIEGAISRLQLAQNVNKEIFLISDRQRHALPERSLLDSVDAKLYFVDLPIENVENCGVTGVDFGGQLIQPGLEFNLTATLKNYGVEARSDLLASLFLDGKRVSQSEAQLAAGAEGSVRFSHTVSGTGFHAGYVELSDDKFQADNRYYFSFQIPDRFNLMLVTGDESSRFIELALMPSPQLSQAWSIKTVAPSLLSGVDFGEYDVVVLAGAPRLEQGYVDRIRAFVQSGRALFVVYGGNTDINEFNNSWSSVTGVTLTEAVRQQFTRAGFYTLESIDLQHPIFSVFGLDGSKPPEIKFYTLPGVTVAREARRVMMFSGDRPALVETMYGEGKVMTFAAPMSPQYTDLPGHAFFVPMISRIAEYLAANLSSLDTRLFVGSAITRALPTRESMQYSLNLLTPDSLEYILPPEESQGSLVVRARPVERPGIYSISYLGREVDRFAANLQPEEADLASVDQEQFAASLGAKEYKELAEGEPIASSLANLRFGRELWHLFAWAAAILLALEMILARGAEPEE; translated from the coding sequence ATGTTCAGTTTCCTGAATGCGACAGCTCTTTTTGCGGCGGCGGCCGCGCTCATCCCGCTGATCATCCATCTTTTCTCCCGTCGTCGAGTCAAGATCGTTGAATTTTCCTCGCTTAAGCATCTCAAGGCGATGCAGCGACGACAGGTGCGTCGGCTCAAAGTCCGCCAGATCCTGTTATTGATCCTCCGCATGCTGATCATCCTGGCGATCGTGATCGCGTTTGCGCGACCAACCAGCAAGACAGGGATGGTTGGTTCGCACGCATCGGTGTCGGCGGTACTGCTGTTCGATAATTCAGCTTCGATGAATAGGTATGTGGCGAACGGCAATCTGTTTGACCTGGCGAAATTGAGGGCGGAAGAACTGCTTGCATCATTTGGTCAGTCCGATGAAGTGATGCTGATCCCGCTCAGCCATGGCGAGGCGGAGTCGATCCCGCCGGCTTTCGGATCGGCAGCTTCGGCAAAACAGCGTCTTGCGGCGATCGAGCCTGGCTCTGGTCAGGCTGACATTCAGTCGGCGATCGAAGGCGCGATCTCAAGACTCCAGCTAGCGCAGAACGTCAATAAAGAGATCTTCCTCATCAGCGACCGTCAGCGCCATGCACTCCCCGAGCGGTCACTCCTGGATTCTGTGGATGCCAAACTCTATTTCGTAGACCTTCCCATTGAGAATGTAGAAAACTGCGGCGTGACCGGCGTTGATTTTGGCGGTCAGTTGATCCAGCCCGGACTGGAGTTTAATCTTACCGCTACGCTGAAGAATTACGGTGTTGAGGCACGCAGCGATCTGTTGGCCTCGCTCTTTCTCGATGGCAAGCGGGTCTCCCAGTCAGAAGCACAATTGGCGGCCGGGGCCGAGGGGTCAGTGCGTTTCAGTCACACGGTCTCCGGTACCGGATTTCATGCCGGGTATGTCGAGTTGAGCGATGACAAGTTTCAGGCTGACAATCGGTATTATTTCAGTTTCCAGATCCCGGATCGGTTCAATCTAATGCTGGTGACGGGGGATGAATCCTCGCGATTTATCGAGTTGGCCCTGATGCCGTCACCACAGCTATCGCAAGCCTGGTCAATTAAGACAGTGGCGCCGTCGCTGTTGAGTGGTGTCGATTTTGGGGAATATGATGTTGTCGTGCTCGCCGGTGCACCGCGACTCGAACAGGGGTATGTTGATCGGATCCGCGCTTTCGTGCAATCCGGGCGGGCTTTGTTCGTCGTCTACGGCGGCAACACTGATATCAACGAGTTCAACAACAGCTGGTCGAGCGTGACCGGTGTGACGTTGACCGAAGCTGTCCGCCAGCAGTTCACGCGTGCAGGATTTTATACGCTTGAATCGATCGACCTTCAGCACCCGATCTTTTCGGTCTTCGGGCTGGATGGAAGCAAGCCGCCGGAGATCAAGTTCTATACATTGCCGGGTGTGACAGTCGCGCGGGAGGCTCGCAGGGTGATGATGTTCTCGGGAGATCGTCCGGCCCTGGTTGAAACGATGTATGGCGAAGGAAAGGTGATGACGTTTGCGGCGCCGATGTCGCCGCAGTATACGGACCTTCCGGGGCATGCGTTTTTTGTCCCGATGATCTCGCGTATTGCAGAATACCTGGCGGCGAATCTCTCGTCGCTCGATACGCGGTTGTTTGTCGGTTCTGCGATAACGCGCGCGTTACCGACGCGGGAGTCCATGCAGTACTCGCTCAATTTACTGACCCCCGATAGCCTGGAGTACATACTTCCGCCGGAGGAATCACAGGGATCGCTGGTGGTTCGCGCCCGACCCGTCGAACGACCGGGCATTTATTCTATCAGTTATCTGGGGCGCGAAGTGGATCGGTTTGCGGCCAATCTCCAGCCCGAAGAAGCTGATCTGGCATCGGTTGATCAGGAGCAGTTTGCGGCATCGCTGGGAGCAAAGGAGTACAAGGAATTGGCGGAAGGCGAACCGATCGCATCCTCGCTGGCAAATCTTCGCTTTGGTCGTGAGCTCTGGCACCTGTTCGCCTGGGCCGCGGCAATCCTTCTGGCGCTCGAGATGATCCTCGCTCGGGGAGCTGAACCGGAAGAATAG
- a CDS encoding ABC-F family ATP-binding cassette domain-containing protein, which produces MTLIAAEHISRKFNSQVILDDVSFSIQISDRIGLVGKNGIGKTTLLEMLCGKQEPDSGIVVRSKGTVIEYVEQEKDDYLQHTLFDFVACARQDILDLRVEIAKLEHHLEAKPHDEEALQLLGTLHQRFESLHGHTLENDVKTILLGLGFPLDRHQDILAHLSGGEKNRAGLARLLAGKGNLLLLDEPTNHLDIESTMWLEQYLKQLNVACMLVSHDRAFLNNTVDQVWEIGFGKIDVYHGGFDKYLIDRDERKRLHEHRYRHQQEEIKRLEDFVRRNMAGQKTRQAQSKLKYLARIERIPPPKGEGRGPLIKVESSGRSFNHVLAVENLSLGYDGFPVVQDVQFDLFRGDKVGLIGRNGSGKSTILKALLGELAPLDGSLRLGTNVDVAYFDQELSDLNLTATVVDNLWELDPTADVNKIKSFLARFGFSGEASLKATAALSGGEKTKLCLARLLYYPANLIILDEPTNHLDIDAREALEEALREYDGTLLIVSHDRYFLDAVVNRVLHIDRGRVRSYNGNYSYFRDKSTPPPVQSGGKNKEGAGKQSYLDSKEQSRRKTKQKRELQSLKSKIADFEKELENLRPISQ; this is translated from the coding sequence ATGACTCTCATTGCCGCCGAACATATCTCCCGAAAATTCAATTCGCAGGTCATCCTGGATGACGTGTCGTTTTCTATCCAGATCAGCGACCGGATTGGGCTGGTCGGAAAAAACGGGATCGGGAAAACGACTCTGCTCGAAATGCTCTGCGGTAAGCAGGAGCCGGACAGCGGAATAGTCGTTCGCTCCAAGGGGACGGTGATCGAATATGTCGAGCAGGAGAAGGATGACTACCTCCAGCACACGCTGTTTGATTTCGTCGCCTGCGCTCGCCAGGATATCCTGGACCTTCGGGTAGAGATCGCCAAGCTGGAGCACCATCTCGAGGCGAAGCCGCACGACGAGGAAGCGCTCCAACTCCTCGGCACCCTTCATCAGCGATTTGAATCATTGCATGGCCATACGCTCGAAAATGATGTAAAGACGATTCTCCTCGGCCTCGGGTTTCCGCTCGATCGGCATCAGGATATTCTCGCGCACCTCTCCGGTGGAGAGAAAAATCGTGCCGGATTGGCGCGACTGCTGGCGGGCAAAGGGAATCTGCTCTTGTTGGACGAACCAACCAACCACCTGGATATCGAATCGACCATGTGGCTGGAGCAATATCTCAAACAGCTCAATGTCGCCTGCATGCTGGTCTCGCATGATCGCGCGTTTCTGAATAATACGGTTGACCAGGTCTGGGAGATCGGGTTTGGCAAGATCGACGTCTATCATGGCGGCTTTGACAAATATCTGATCGACCGGGATGAGCGGAAGCGGCTGCATGAACATCGCTACCGCCATCAACAGGAAGAGATCAAACGACTCGAGGATTTTGTCCGCCGGAATATGGCGGGTCAGAAAACGCGCCAGGCACAGTCCAAGCTGAAGTACCTCGCGCGCATCGAGCGCATTCCTCCGCCAAAAGGAGAAGGGCGCGGGCCACTCATCAAAGTGGAATCATCGGGGCGGTCCTTCAATCATGTGCTGGCAGTGGAAAATCTGTCGCTTGGGTATGACGGCTTTCCGGTGGTGCAGGATGTCCAGTTCGATCTGTTCCGTGGTGATAAGGTGGGGTTGATCGGACGGAATGGTTCGGGGAAATCGACAATTCTCAAAGCGCTCCTGGGTGAACTAGCTCCGCTTGATGGATCTCTACGCCTCGGGACAAACGTTGATGTTGCCTATTTCGACCAGGAGCTGTCCGACCTGAATCTTACGGCGACTGTAGTGGATAATCTGTGGGAGCTTGATCCGACTGCGGACGTCAACAAGATCAAGTCATTCTTAGCTCGGTTTGGATTCAGCGGCGAGGCATCACTCAAAGCGACCGCCGCATTGTCTGGCGGCGAGAAGACCAAGCTTTGTCTGGCGCGGTTGCTGTATTATCCGGCGAATCTGATCATTCTCGATGAGCCAACGAATCACCTGGATATCGATGCCCGCGAGGCGCTCGAAGAAGCGTTGCGGGAATACGATGGGACGTTGCTGATCGTCAGTCATGACCGGTATTTCCTTGATGCTGTGGTCAACCGGGTCTTGCATATCGATCGAGGGAGAGTGCGGAGCTACAACGGCAATTACAGTTATTTCAGGGACAAGTCGACTCCGCCACCGGTGCAGTCGGGCGGAAAAAACAAAGAGGGGGCGGGGAAACAGAGTTATCTGGATTCCAAGGAGCAGTCGCGCAGGAAGACAAAACAGAAGCGGGAATTGCAGTCGCTCAAATCAAAGATCGCAGACTTTGAAAAAGAGCTGGAAAACTTGAGGCCGATATCGCAGTGA
- a CDS encoding flavodoxin family protein translates to MRKLLLVSGSPTKESSTDRLLDIVADACIEALGEPVEKQFIKISDLQFILCQACGKAPTPDFCFFHEIDKQYDMIVQCDVLIFGSPIYFDNVSAQAKAFIDRCNCFRPYDFKNVDPEHSFLKLLPKKRPGAMVFVGGESGWFEGARRTVVGFFKWIEIASVGMVTWSHEDVEVGLATKDDQVVEQAKELGRKLATAIREQDAG, encoded by the coding sequence ATGCGTAAGCTGCTGCTGGTCTCCGGTTCACCAACGAAAGAATCCTCGACCGATCGGCTTTTGGATATCGTCGCTGATGCCTGTATCGAGGCGCTTGGTGAACCCGTCGAAAAGCAGTTCATCAAGATATCAGACCTGCAGTTCATCCTCTGCCAGGCGTGCGGCAAAGCACCGACGCCCGATTTCTGCTTTTTCCATGAGATCGACAAGCAGTACGATATGATAGTGCAGTGCGACGTACTGATCTTTGGCTCGCCGATCTATTTCGACAATGTTTCGGCGCAGGCGAAAGCGTTTATCGACAGGTGCAACTGCTTCCGGCCATATGATTTCAAGAATGTCGATCCGGAGCATAGCTTTCTCAAGCTGTTGCCGAAAAAACGTCCCGGCGCCATGGTGTTTGTCGGGGGAGAATCGGGCTGGTTCGAGGGGGCACGAAGGACGGTGGTTGGGTTCTTCAAGTGGATTGAAATAGCTTCTGTCGGGATGGTCACCTGGTCGCATGAAGATGTGGAAGTCGGTTTGGCCACGAAAGATGATCAAGTTGTCGAGCAGGCAAAGGAGCTTGGGAGAAAACTGGCAACCGCCATCAGGGAGCAAGATGCGGGATAA
- a CDS encoding class I SAM-dependent methyltransferase, whose translation MRDKETEDYYRLRATEYEQIYFREIPERRKEIDDEAERLRALVAGKTVLEMACGTGYWTKVMSETAAHVTASDLWPEMVAETRKKQFGGPVELVVADMFAHPFPERAFDVVAVGFWFSHQPKQEYDKFFEVVRRPLKPGGKIWLIENNPPAEGTHHEFVRKDEFGNSFKRRYLENGEQHVILKNYFEEGGLRSIFEPEFSIESMVYKKYYWSVVLRVNNL comes from the coding sequence ATGCGGGATAAAGAGACCGAAGATTACTACCGCCTTCGCGCGACTGAATATGAGCAGATCTATTTTCGCGAAATTCCGGAGCGACGCAAAGAGATCGATGACGAGGCGGAGAGACTTCGCGCATTGGTCGCCGGAAAGACAGTTCTGGAAATGGCCTGCGGGACGGGATATTGGACGAAGGTGATGTCTGAGACCGCCGCGCATGTTACCGCCTCGGATCTCTGGCCGGAGATGGTGGCCGAGACGCGCAAAAAGCAATTCGGCGGGCCGGTTGAACTGGTGGTGGCAGATATGTTTGCTCATCCGTTTCCGGAAAGAGCATTTGATGTCGTCGCGGTTGGATTCTGGTTTTCGCACCAGCCAAAGCAGGAGTACGACAAGTTTTTTGAGGTTGTCCGGAGACCGCTCAAGCCAGGCGGGAAGATCTGGCTGATTGAGAACAATCCCCCGGCGGAGGGGACGCACCACGAGTTTGTCCGGAAGGATGAATTCGGCAACAGCTTCAAGCGTCGTTATCTGGAAAACGGCGAGCAGCATGTGATCCTGAAGAACTACTTTGAAGAGGGGGGGCTCAGGAGCATCTTTGAGCCAGAGTTCTCAATCGAATCGATGGTTTACAAGAAATATTACTGGTCGGTAGTGCTGCGGGTGAACAACCTTTAA
- the rpmE gene encoding 50S ribosomal protein L31, which produces MKAGIHPQYNEVTITCACGAQYKTRSTRKQIAVEICSNCHPYFTGKQKLMDTAGRVERFRRKYGQLGEKADKK; this is translated from the coding sequence GTGAAAGCAGGCATCCATCCGCAGTATAATGAGGTGACGATCACCTGTGCCTGCGGCGCCCAGTACAAGACTCGGTCGACCCGCAAGCAGATCGCCGTCGAAATCTGCTCCAACTGCCATCCGTATTTCACCGGCAAACAGAAGCTGATGGATACGGCCGGACGCGTGGAGCGTTTCCGCCGCAAATACGGCCAGCTCGGCGAAAAAGCCGACAAGAAGTAG
- a CDS encoding DUF1385 domain-containing protein, whose translation MPDLNIGGQAVIEGVMMRSKDRVATAVRIPTGEIVVKTEPYRSLASRYKLLNTPILRGAVAFVEMMILGVRTLNFSAEIAIHEMEKQEAAAKGETIEVKPKKSNSLYLAGSAVFALGAGIFFFFFLPLAVANFVGVNKDALGFNLLAGGIRLTIFVAYVYALTFFKDFYRIFQYHGAEHKSIYAYEMGEEMLPERAACHTRFHPRCGTSFILIVALLAIAVYAISDTLYAVYAGHPPALLTRFGIHFALLPLVAGTSYELLKLSGKTRDNALTRILIKPGLWLQKITTKEPSLDQIEVAIAALEASLGTTDSRVTSKVTALS comes from the coding sequence GTGCCCGATCTGAATATTGGTGGACAGGCTGTTATCGAGGGAGTGATGATGCGCTCTAAAGACCGCGTTGCCACTGCCGTCCGTATCCCAACCGGTGAGATCGTGGTCAAGACCGAACCATATCGGTCACTTGCTTCCCGTTACAAGTTGTTGAACACGCCGATCCTTCGCGGCGCGGTGGCGTTCGTTGAGATGATGATCCTGGGGGTCCGCACGCTCAATTTCTCTGCTGAGATAGCCATTCATGAGATGGAAAAGCAGGAAGCGGCGGCCAAAGGGGAGACGATCGAGGTCAAGCCGAAGAAGTCTAACTCACTCTATCTGGCTGGCTCAGCCGTTTTTGCGCTTGGGGCGGGGATATTCTTCTTCTTCTTTCTGCCGTTGGCAGTTGCCAATTTTGTCGGGGTCAACAAGGATGCGCTTGGCTTCAATCTGTTGGCCGGCGGGATCCGCCTGACGATCTTTGTCGCCTACGTTTACGCGCTGACCTTCTTCAAAGATTTCTATCGCATTTTCCAATATCACGGTGCAGAGCATAAATCGATCTATGCGTATGAAATGGGTGAAGAGATGCTTCCGGAGCGGGCGGCCTGTCATACCCGGTTTCATCCGCGCTGTGGAACCTCGTTCATTCTTATAGTCGCCCTGTTGGCGATAGCGGTTTATGCCATCTCGGACACGCTGTATGCGGTCTATGCCGGACATCCGCCGGCACTGTTGACCCGGTTTGGCATCCATTTCGCGCTTCTGCCACTGGTCGCCGGGACCTCCTATGAGCTGCTGAAGCTCTCGGGAAAAACCCGTGACAACGCGCTCACCCGCATTCTCATCAAGCCGGGGCTCTGGCTGCAGAAGATCACCACCAAGGAGCCGTCGCTCGACCAGATCGAGGTAGCGATTGCGGCTCTTGAGGCCTCGCTCGGCA